A single window of Rana temporaria chromosome 1, aRanTem1.1, whole genome shotgun sequence DNA harbors:
- the LOC120947028 gene encoding uncharacterized protein LOC120947028 isoform X1 produces MPVILPQLPASMFYSYDPRYIPGYIGYTSKLRSDRGNIYGNATLQSSDYEPGLRRSSELPVSAWRENYRSSSDLHLGGVITNIPRENAENWNNKNGYFHPASGKYHIIRRNHTLDGDPKTSSAINAIEEIKYELTNPAKSMPLETRRCVSLQNSLETPKQAARCIKRASQIAESSSTPTNRNEKSKTHQPDFIGKERSSTIPMKNELLQRKQGKIIYRTNSGLLPNYSGYTPGQMFVIGSTWGRSSVNALGKLREQRFQWTSLF; encoded by the exons atgcCTGTAATTTTACCACAGCTACCTGCGTCAATGTTTTATAGTTATGACCCCAGATATATACCAGG ttaCATAGGTTATACTTCAAAACTGCGAAGCGATAGGGGTAACATATATGGCAATGCAACTCTGCAGTCTAGTGACTATGAACCAGGCCTCCGAAGATCTTCAGAGCTTCCCGTGTCTGCATGGAGAGAAAACTACAGATCATCCTCTGATTTACACCTCGGGGGAGTAATTACTAACATACCAAGAGAAAATGCTGAAAACTGGAATAATAAAAATG GATATTTCCACCCAGCTAGTGGAAAGTATCATATTATCCGAAGGAACCATACTCTTGATGGTGACCCTAAAACATCATCAGCCATAAATGCAATTGAGGAAATAAAATATGAACTGACCAATCCAGCTAAATCGATGCCTTTGGAAACAAGAAGATGTGTCTCATTACAAAACAGTTTGGAAACGCCAAAACAGGCAGCAAGATGTATCAAAAGAGCTAGCCAG ATAGCAGAGTCTTCAAGTACCCCTACAAACAGAAATGAAAAAAGCAAGACCCACCAACCTGATTTTATAGGAAAAGAGCGCTCTTCAACCATACCCATGAAAAATGAGCTTCTTCAAAGAAAACAAGGAAAAATTATTTACAGAACTAATAGTGGTCTTCTTCCCAACTACTCTGGATATACTCCTG GACAAATGTTTGTTATCGGAAGCACATGGGGAAGGAGCAGCGTGAATGCCCTAGGAAAGCTACGAGAGCAGAGATTTCAGTGGACATCTCTCTTTTAA
- the LOC120947028 gene encoding uncharacterized protein LOC120947028 isoform X2, translated as MTPDIYQGYFHPASGKYHIIRRNHTLDGDPKTSSAINAIEEIKYELTNPAKSMPLETRRCVSLQNSLETPKQAARCIKRASQIAESSSTPTNRNEKSKTHQPDFIGKERSSTIPMKNELLQRKQGKIIYRTNSGLLPNYSGYTPGQMFVIGSTWGRSSVNALGKLREQRFQWTSLF; from the exons ATGACCCCAGATATATACCAGG GATATTTCCACCCAGCTAGTGGAAAGTATCATATTATCCGAAGGAACCATACTCTTGATGGTGACCCTAAAACATCATCAGCCATAAATGCAATTGAGGAAATAAAATATGAACTGACCAATCCAGCTAAATCGATGCCTTTGGAAACAAGAAGATGTGTCTCATTACAAAACAGTTTGGAAACGCCAAAACAGGCAGCAAGATGTATCAAAAGAGCTAGCCAG ATAGCAGAGTCTTCAAGTACCCCTACAAACAGAAATGAAAAAAGCAAGACCCACCAACCTGATTTTATAGGAAAAGAGCGCTCTTCAACCATACCCATGAAAAATGAGCTTCTTCAAAGAAAACAAGGAAAAATTATTTACAGAACTAATAGTGGTCTTCTTCCCAACTACTCTGGATATACTCCTG GACAAATGTTTGTTATCGGAAGCACATGGGGAAGGAGCAGCGTGAATGCCCTAGGAAAGCTACGAGAGCAGAGATTTCAGTGGACATCTCTCTTTTAA